From a single Pelmatolapia mariae isolate MD_Pm_ZW linkage group LG20, Pm_UMD_F_2, whole genome shotgun sequence genomic region:
- the LOC134618126 gene encoding actin nucleation-promoting factor WAS-like isoform X2: MATAVAQLFMALPNSSSMWSLQHTGVACFVKDNPQRSYFIRMFDLKVGSMVWEQELYNQIVYSAPKPFFHTFPADDCQVGLNFCDQQEADSFQTAVQEKINQRNTRQDKKQRPPHTSDRGSLPPLPPEKGPSGPPSFHMATVDIQNPDIQSSRYRSVPTPAAASAATGKGKKDKKKKKKGPKLSKADIGAPSGFKHVSHVGWDPNNLDPDLMRLLSQAGISEAEMRDEKTSQLIYNVIEQSGGMEAVKREVNRAATGPPPPPPGRQGPLPPLPGSSPSAPTPPAQRGRSGPLPPIPGHSQRAGPPPQPPPSRGSLPPPPPSSRSGPPPPPPSHAPPPPSSRSPHAPPPMSSHGAPPPPPPSQRSAGFPPPPVPSTPSRGVGGGGGGGGGGGPPPPPPPPPPPPPPTSVSSDFPPPPMSGGAPRPTSASVGGGDSRGALLDQIIIGKKLRKVTDDPNPAPPASAESGEGIVGALMMVMQKRSKVIHSSDESEDDGGDDDDDDDEWDD; the protein is encoded by the exons ATGGCCACCGCAGTCGCACAGCTGTTCATGGCTCTACCTAACAGTTCATCCATGTGGAGCTTGCAGCACACTGGGGTGGCCTGTTTCGTCAAAGACAACCCTCAGCGCTCCTATTTCATACGGATGTTTGATTTAAAG GTCGGGAGTATGGTTTGGGAGCAGGAGCTCTACAACCAAATTGTGTACTCAGCCCCAAAGCCATTCTTTCATACCTTTCCTGCTGAT GACTGCCAGGTCGGACTGAACTTCTGTGATCAGCAGGAAGCAGACAGTTTCCAAACTGCTGTTCAGGAAAAAATCAACCAAAGAAACACCCGTCAAG ACAAGAAACAGCGCCCCCCGCACACTAGTG acagaGGTTCCCTGCCTCCACTCCCACCTGAAAAAG GACCTAGTGGCCCTCCGTCTTTTCACATGGCCACAGTGGACATTCAAAACCCAGATATCCAGTCTTCACGTTACCGCTCGGTACCTACAcctgctgctgcctctgctgcgACAGGCAAAGGAAAGaaggacaagaagaagaagaaaaagggccCCAAGCTCTCCAAAGCAGACATAGGAGCACCTAGTGGATTTAA GCATGTAAGTCATGTCGGGTGGGACCCTAACAACCTGGACCCTGACCTGATGCGGCTGCTGTCTCAAGCTGGCATTAGTGAAGCTGAAATGAGGGATGAAAAAACCTCCCAGCTCATCTATAATGTAATTGAACAGTCAGGAGGGATGGAGGCAGTCAAAAGGGAGGTGAACAGAGCAG CTACAggacctccacctcctccacctggCAGACAGGGGCCCCTCCCTCCGCTACCAGGCTCTAGCCCCTCTGCTCCAACCCCTCCAGCCCAGCGAGGCCGTTCTGGCcctctgcctcccattccaGGTCATTCACAGCGAGCAGGCCCgcctccccagccacctccttcTCGTGGATCTTTACCACCCCCTCCTCCATCAAGCCGAAGCGGCCCTCCGCCACCCCCGCCATCACATGCTCCACCTCCTCCATCTTCAAGGTCTCCTCATGCTCCACCTCCCATGTCTTCCCACggcgctcctcctcctccaccaccaagCCAGCGCTCCGCAGGTTTTCCACCTCCTCCTGTCCCGTCTACACCCAGCAGAGGGgttggtggtggaggaggaggaggaggaggagggggcccacctcctcctcctccaccaccaccaccgccaCCTCCCCCAACTTCTGTTTCTTCAGATTTCCCTCCTCCTCCCATGTCTGGCGGTGCACCACGACCTACTTCCGCTTCCGTTGGTGGAGGAGACAGCAGAGGAGCTTTGCTGGATCAGATCATAATCgggaaaaaactgagaaaa GTAACAGACGACCCTAATCCAGCTCCACCTGCATCAGCAGAGTCAGGTGAAGGCATTGTCGGTGCTCTCATGATGGTCATGCAGAAGAGAAGCAAAGTCATCCATTCCTCTG ATGAAAGTGAAGATGACGGTGgggatgacgatgatgatgacgatgaatGGGATGACTGA
- the LOC134618126 gene encoding actin nucleation-promoting factor WAS-like isoform X1, with protein sequence MSRGSKTKTESTQSFLLSPQENEKLEELLGRRCASMATAVAQLFMALPNSSSMWSLQHTGVACFVKDNPQRSYFIRMFDLKVGSMVWEQELYNQIVYSAPKPFFHTFPADDCQVGLNFCDQQEADSFQTAVQEKINQRNTRQDKKQRPPHTSDRGSLPPLPPEKGPSGPPSFHMATVDIQNPDIQSSRYRSVPTPAAASAATGKGKKDKKKKKKGPKLSKADIGAPSGFKHVSHVGWDPNNLDPDLMRLLSQAGISEAEMRDEKTSQLIYNVIEQSGGMEAVKREVNRAATGPPPPPPGRQGPLPPLPGSSPSAPTPPAQRGRSGPLPPIPGHSQRAGPPPQPPPSRGSLPPPPPSSRSGPPPPPPSHAPPPPSSRSPHAPPPMSSHGAPPPPPPSQRSAGFPPPPVPSTPSRGVGGGGGGGGGGGPPPPPPPPPPPPPPTSVSSDFPPPPMSGGAPRPTSASVGGGDSRGALLDQIIIGKKLRKVTDDPNPAPPASAESGEGIVGALMMVMQKRSKVIHSSDESEDDGGDDDDDDDEWDD encoded by the exons ATGAGTCGTGGATCTAAAACTAAAACAGAGAGCACTCAAAGCTTTCTGCTGAGCCCACAGGAGAATGAGAagctggaggagctgctgggCAGAAGGTGTGCT TCCATGGCCACCGCAGTCGCACAGCTGTTCATGGCTCTACCTAACAGTTCATCCATGTGGAGCTTGCAGCACACTGGGGTGGCCTGTTTCGTCAAAGACAACCCTCAGCGCTCCTATTTCATACGGATGTTTGATTTAAAG GTCGGGAGTATGGTTTGGGAGCAGGAGCTCTACAACCAAATTGTGTACTCAGCCCCAAAGCCATTCTTTCATACCTTTCCTGCTGAT GACTGCCAGGTCGGACTGAACTTCTGTGATCAGCAGGAAGCAGACAGTTTCCAAACTGCTGTTCAGGAAAAAATCAACCAAAGAAACACCCGTCAAG ACAAGAAACAGCGCCCCCCGCACACTAGTG acagaGGTTCCCTGCCTCCACTCCCACCTGAAAAAG GACCTAGTGGCCCTCCGTCTTTTCACATGGCCACAGTGGACATTCAAAACCCAGATATCCAGTCTTCACGTTACCGCTCGGTACCTACAcctgctgctgcctctgctgcgACAGGCAAAGGAAAGaaggacaagaagaagaagaaaaagggccCCAAGCTCTCCAAAGCAGACATAGGAGCACCTAGTGGATTTAA GCATGTAAGTCATGTCGGGTGGGACCCTAACAACCTGGACCCTGACCTGATGCGGCTGCTGTCTCAAGCTGGCATTAGTGAAGCTGAAATGAGGGATGAAAAAACCTCCCAGCTCATCTATAATGTAATTGAACAGTCAGGAGGGATGGAGGCAGTCAAAAGGGAGGTGAACAGAGCAG CTACAggacctccacctcctccacctggCAGACAGGGGCCCCTCCCTCCGCTACCAGGCTCTAGCCCCTCTGCTCCAACCCCTCCAGCCCAGCGAGGCCGTTCTGGCcctctgcctcccattccaGGTCATTCACAGCGAGCAGGCCCgcctccccagccacctccttcTCGTGGATCTTTACCACCCCCTCCTCCATCAAGCCGAAGCGGCCCTCCGCCACCCCCGCCATCACATGCTCCACCTCCTCCATCTTCAAGGTCTCCTCATGCTCCACCTCCCATGTCTTCCCACggcgctcctcctcctccaccaccaagCCAGCGCTCCGCAGGTTTTCCACCTCCTCCTGTCCCGTCTACACCCAGCAGAGGGgttggtggtggaggaggaggaggaggaggagggggcccacctcctcctcctccaccaccaccaccgccaCCTCCCCCAACTTCTGTTTCTTCAGATTTCCCTCCTCCTCCCATGTCTGGCGGTGCACCACGACCTACTTCCGCTTCCGTTGGTGGAGGAGACAGCAGAGGAGCTTTGCTGGATCAGATCATAATCgggaaaaaactgagaaaa GTAACAGACGACCCTAATCCAGCTCCACCTGCATCAGCAGAGTCAGGTGAAGGCATTGTCGGTGCTCTCATGATGGTCATGCAGAAGAGAAGCAAAGTCATCCATTCCTCTG ATGAAAGTGAAGATGACGGTGgggatgacgatgatgatgacgatgaatGGGATGACTGA